The Fragaria vesca subsp. vesca linkage group LG2, FraVesHawaii_1.0, whole genome shotgun sequence genome includes a window with the following:
- the LOC101296341 gene encoding F-box/LRR-repeat protein 10-like, protein MSLPNEIATAMESLDQLPSALLATILTKLDVSSICSVASTCTVFNACAHHILSFIPTFHLLGTAPSMELLRPLLPPNPWMKSMKVNCGRLDDSAIQILLQPSLQELCMLNCADFSGKLLSEIGGRCKDLRSLCLGSVAEKRGRAIHISDLEELLSGCTHLEALVLMFDVSFSMRHDFARVWALASDKLTSLEIGYISSVMVTELLSPNFEFPQSTSRVQPSILPNIHKLSLSVDYITDTMVGTISKGLTCLTHLDLRDAPLIEPRVTFDLTNSGLQLINQQGKLKHLSLVRSQEFLFTYFKRVNDLGLLLLADKCANLESIFLGGFCRVTDTGFKTILHSCSTLYKLRVSHGTQLTDLVFHDISATSLSLTHVSLRRCTLLTNHAVTNLASNKNLKVLDLRDCRNLGDGALRAIGNLHNLKTLLLDGSDITDMGLPYLRPGVISSLITLSVRGCKKLTDKCISALFDGSSKLPLQELDLSNLPNLSDNAVILLAKSRIPLLELRMRQCPLVGDTSVVVLASMLVDEERWHGNSLRLLDLFNCGGITQRSFRWLKKPYFPRLRWLGVTGCVNRDIVDALARSRPFLHVSCHGEELGAEQWDTGDDFHMHDYDEMDELEQWLQEGDYESGDEEMAEAENVAEAME, encoded by the exons ATGTCCCTGCCGAACGAAATCGCCACCGCAATGGAGAGCCTCGATCAGCTGCCGTCGGCCCTACTCGCCACAATCCTGACCAAGCTCGACGTGTCCTCCATCTGCTCCGTTGCTTCCACCTGCACCGTCTTCAACGCCTGCGCTCACCACATCCTCTCCTTCATCCCCACCTTCCATCTCCTT GGAACTGCGCCGTCTATGGAATTGCTGAGGCCTCTGTTGCCGCCAAACCCTTGGATGAAGAGCATGAAGGTGAACTGCGGCCGGCTCGACGATTCGGCCATTCAGATTCTGCTGCAGCCTTCTCTACAGGAGCTATGTATGCTCAATTGCGCGGATTTTAGCGGGAAATTGCTATCGGAGATCGGAGGCCGGTGCAAGGATTTGAG GTCTCTCTGCTTGGGGTCTGTGGCTGAAAAAAGAGGGCGAGCTATTCATATTTCTGATTTGGAGGAGTTACTCAGTGGTTGCACACATTTAGAA GCATTGGTCCTGATGTTTGATGTCTCATTTTCGATGCGTCATGACTTTGCTCGAGTATGGGCTCTGGCCTCAGATAAACTTACTTCTCTTGAGATAGGCTACATTTCTTCTGTAATGGTGACTGAACTTCTTAGCCCGAATTTTGAATTCCCACAGTCAACAAGTCGTGTTCAGCCTTCCATATTGCCCAACATTCATAAATTGTCTCTTTCTGTTGACTACATAACTGATACAATGGTCGGTACCATATCCAAAGGTCTCACCTGCCTGACTCATTTGGATCTTCGAGATGCACCCCTCATTGAACCAAGAGTTACATTTGACCTTACCAATTCTGGCCTTCAACTGATTAATCAGCAGGGAAAGTTGAAGCATCTATCGTTGGTTCGGAGCCAGGAGTTTCTCTTCACCTATTTCAAACGAGTAAATGATCTTGGGCTCCTTTTATTGGCCGACAAGTGTGCAAACTTGGAAAGTATATTTCTTGGTGGCTTCTGTCGTGTTACAGACACTGGTTTCAAAACAATCTTGCATTCTTGCTCCACGCTTTACAAGCTTAGGGTGTCTCATGGGACTCAGTTAACTGATCTGGTTTTTCATGACATTTCTGCAACTTCCCTTTCTTTAACACACGTTAGCTTGAGACGGTGTACTCTTTTAACCAACCATGCAGTCACTAATTTGGCTTCTAACAAGAATCTGAAAGTTCTTGATTTGAGAGATTGCAGAAACCTTGGGGATGGAGCCCTTCGAGCCATAGGCAATCTTCATAATTTGAAGACTTTGTTGTTGGATGGCTCTGATATTACTGATATGGGATTGCCATATTTAAGGCCAGGGGTTATAAGTTCACTAATTACATTGTCTGTTAGGGGCTGCAAGAAGCTGACTGATAAATGCATCTCTGCTCTATTTGATGGCTCTTCTAAATTGCCATTGCAAGAACTGGACCTCTCAAATCTTCCGAATCTCTCGGACAATGCAGTTATATTACTTGCAAAGAGTAGGATTCCGTTATTGGAACTACGAATGCGACAGTGCCCACTCGTAGGTGATACTTCGGTAGTGGTATTAGCTTCAATGCTGGTAGATGAGGAAAGGTGGCATGGTAATAGCTTGCGGTTGTTGGATCTATTTAACTGTGGTGGCATTACCCAACGTTCATTCCGGTGGCTGAAGAAACCATATTTTCCGAGGCTAAGGTGGTTGGGGGTTACAGGTTGTGTAAATAGAGATATAGTGGATGCTTTAGCTCGTAGTAGACCGTTCTTGCATGTGTCATGCCATGGTGAGGAGCTGGGAGCAGAGCAATGGGATACCGGGGACGACTTTCATATGCATGACTATGATGAGATGGATGAGCTTGAACAGTGGCTTCAAGAAGGTGACTATGAGAGTGGCGATGAAGAGATGGCGGAGGCAGAAAATGTTGCAGAAGCAATGGAGTAG